From Hymenobacter sedentarius, a single genomic window includes:
- the ppsA gene encoding phosphoenolpyruvate synthase, protein MSREAYTLFFRELSNDKVALIGGKNASLGELFNRLSAQGINVPDGFATTAAAYWLFLDENHLREPLTALLATVDEQEFSNLHEVGAQARAMLRAARLPQVVADEVAEAYRQLCHEYTHEIQVAVRSSATAEDLPTASFAGQHDSFLNVRGVDAVLHACQECLVSLFNDRAIKYRIQNGFNHLQVALSVGVQTMVRSDLASAGVAFTIEPETGHENLIYVTGSWGLGENVVQGAVNPDEFYLFKPALRQGKRALVTRKLGDKAKTMHYAHSDTQVAGIKNTDTPQERRETFVLTNAEAELLGLWCLRIEEHYGMPMDIEWAKDGLNNELYIVQARPETIHHGRRTLLLHEYHLTQKGKVLAKGKAVGNQIATGVARILDSPADGHRLQQGDILVTDITSPDWNTVLRKAAVIVTNKGGRTSHAAIVARELGLSAVVGTLDATEKIQDGQLITVSCAEGDEGQIYDGALPWQVTDIDLEHVAVPHTKPLLILADPDRALHLARYPSQGVGLMRMEFVINNAIRIHPMALVAFDQLTDQKARETITALTARYDTKPEYFIDQLSQAIGFVAAAFYPREVIVRLSDFKTNEYANLIGGRQFEPDEENPMLGFRGASRYYSPQYREGFRLECEALKRVRLSMGLTNVKVMVPFCRTVAEGQQVVALMDEFGLKRGEQGLEVYVMAEIPSNVILAQEFAEVFDGFSIGSNDLTQLTLGLDRDSAIVSGLFDERNEAVTRLLAQVISTARACGRPIGLCGQAPSDYPEFARFLVEQGINSISFTADALLSGMANMVAAEQALAGPPQEREPAESQKAVSV, encoded by the coding sequence ATGTCACGTGAAGCTTATACCCTATTCTTCCGCGAACTGTCCAATGACAAAGTTGCCCTGATTGGCGGAAAAAATGCTTCCCTGGGAGAGCTGTTCAACCGCTTGAGCGCGCAAGGCATCAACGTGCCCGATGGGTTTGCCACCACGGCCGCCGCGTACTGGCTGTTTCTGGACGAAAACCACCTGCGCGAGCCCCTCACGGCCCTGCTCGCCACCGTGGACGAGCAGGAATTCAGCAATCTGCACGAAGTGGGCGCCCAGGCGCGGGCCATGCTGCGGGCTGCCAGGCTGCCCCAGGTAGTGGCCGACGAAGTGGCCGAGGCCTACCGGCAACTGTGCCACGAATACACCCACGAAATTCAGGTGGCCGTGCGCAGCAGCGCCACCGCCGAGGACCTGCCCACCGCCAGCTTTGCCGGCCAGCACGACTCCTTTCTGAACGTGCGGGGCGTGGACGCCGTGCTGCACGCCTGCCAGGAGTGCCTGGTGTCGCTCTTCAACGACCGGGCCATCAAGTACCGCATCCAGAACGGCTTCAACCACTTGCAGGTGGCCCTGTCGGTGGGCGTGCAAACGATGGTGCGCTCGGACCTGGCTTCGGCTGGCGTGGCCTTCACCATCGAGCCCGAAACCGGGCACGAAAACCTGATATATGTGACCGGCAGCTGGGGCCTGGGCGAAAACGTGGTGCAGGGTGCCGTGAACCCCGACGAGTTCTACCTCTTCAAGCCCGCGCTGCGCCAAGGCAAACGGGCGCTGGTGACCCGCAAGCTCGGCGACAAGGCCAAAACCATGCACTATGCGCACTCCGACACCCAGGTGGCGGGCATCAAAAACACCGACACCCCGCAGGAGCGCCGCGAAACCTTTGTGCTCACCAATGCCGAAGCCGAGCTGCTGGGGCTCTGGTGCCTGCGCATTGAGGAGCACTACGGCATGCCCATGGACATAGAATGGGCCAAAGACGGGCTGAACAACGAGCTGTACATCGTGCAGGCCCGGCCCGAAACCATTCACCACGGCCGCCGCACCCTGCTGCTGCACGAGTACCACCTCACCCAGAAAGGCAAGGTGCTGGCCAAGGGCAAGGCCGTGGGCAACCAGATTGCCACCGGCGTGGCCCGCATCCTCGACTCGCCCGCCGACGGCCACCGCCTGCAGCAAGGCGACATCCTCGTCACCGACATTACCAGCCCCGACTGGAACACGGTGCTGCGCAAAGCCGCCGTAATAGTAACCAACAAAGGCGGGCGCACCAGCCACGCAGCCATTGTGGCGCGGGAGCTGGGCCTCTCGGCCGTGGTGGGCACGCTCGATGCCACCGAAAAAATCCAAGACGGGCAGCTCATCACCGTGTCGTGCGCCGAGGGCGACGAAGGCCAGATTTACGACGGCGCGCTGCCCTGGCAGGTGACGGACATCGACCTGGAGCACGTAGCAGTGCCGCATACCAAGCCCCTGCTCATCCTGGCCGACCCCGACCGGGCGCTGCACCTGGCGCGCTACCCCAGCCAGGGCGTGGGGCTGATGCGCATGGAGTTCGTCATCAACAACGCCATTCGCATTCACCCCATGGCGCTGGTGGCCTTCGACCAGCTCACCGACCAGAAAGCACGCGAAACCATCACGGCCCTCACCGCCCGCTACGACACCAAGCCCGAGTACTTCATCGACCAGCTCTCGCAGGCCATTGGGTTTGTGGCGGCGGCCTTCTACCCGCGCGAGGTGATAGTGCGGCTGAGCGACTTCAAAACCAACGAGTACGCCAACCTGATTGGGGGGCGGCAATTTGAGCCCGACGAGGAAAACCCCATGCTGGGCTTCCGGGGGGCCTCCCGCTACTACAGCCCGCAGTACCGCGAGGGCTTCCGGCTGGAGTGCGAGGCCCTGAAGCGCGTGCGCCTGAGCATGGGCCTGACCAACGTGAAGGTGATGGTGCCCTTCTGCCGCACCGTGGCCGAGGGCCAGCAGGTGGTGGCCCTGATGGACGAGTTTGGCCTGAAGCGCGGCGAGCAGGGCCTGGAAGTGTACGTGATGGCCGAAATCCCCAGCAACGTCATCCTGGCCCAGGAGTTTGCCGAGGTGTTCGATGGCTTCTCCATTGGCTCCAACGACCTCACGCAGCTCACCCTGGGGCTCGACCGGGACTCGGCCATCGTGAGCGGCTTGTTCGACGAGCGCAACGAGGCCGTCACGCGGCTGCTGGCGCAGGTAATCAGCACGGCCAGAGCCTGCGGCCGGCCCATTGGGCTGTGCGGCCAGGCCCCGAGCGACTACCCGGAATTTGCCCGCTTCCTGGTGGAGCAGGGCATCAACAGCATTTCTTTCACCGCCGATGCCCTGCTCAGCGGCATGGCCAACATGGTGGCGGCCGAGCAGGCCCTGGCCGGCCCGCCCCAGGAGCGAGAACCCGCGGAGAGCCAAAAGGCGGTGTCGGTGTAA
- a CDS encoding ATP-binding cassette domain-containing protein: MTPEPTLQPAPAPPAPGKPGEVVMTVDHVSKSFGDNHVLRDFSLTLGRGENVVVLGKSGSGKSVLIKCIIGLLPYDEGTITVLGQDVASLDHAAMDQLRARVGFLFQSNALYDSMTVRENLLFPLRRHWLEHSAGEEDDMVRQALEDVGLANTANMMPVELSGGMRKRIALARTLILRPEIILYDEPTTGLDPITAREIDQLIREVQHKYNTSSLIISHDMNCVRLTADRVALLVDGRCYAEGTYAELEQRDDPKIHEFFA, translated from the coding sequence ATGACCCCAGAACCTACCCTGCAGCCCGCTCCTGCCCCCCCCGCGCCCGGCAAGCCCGGCGAAGTGGTGATGACGGTGGACCACGTGAGCAAATCCTTCGGCGACAACCACGTGCTGCGCGACTTCTCGCTCACGCTGGGCCGGGGCGAAAACGTGGTGGTGCTCGGCAAATCCGGCTCGGGCAAGTCCGTGCTCATCAAGTGCATTATTGGGCTGCTGCCCTACGACGAGGGCACCATCACGGTGCTGGGCCAGGACGTGGCCTCGCTGGACCACGCGGCCATGGACCAGCTGCGGGCCCGGGTGGGCTTTCTGTTCCAAAGCAATGCGCTCTACGACTCGATGACGGTGCGCGAAAACTTGTTGTTTCCGCTGCGGCGGCACTGGCTGGAGCACAGCGCGGGCGAGGAAGACGACATGGTGCGCCAGGCCCTGGAGGACGTGGGGCTGGCCAACACTGCCAATATGATGCCCGTGGAGCTGTCGGGCGGCATGCGCAAGCGCATCGCGCTGGCCCGCACGCTCATCCTGCGGCCCGAAATCATTCTCTACGACGAGCCCACCACCGGCCTCGACCCCATTACGGCCCGCGAAATCGACCAGCTCATCCGGGAAGTGCAGCACAAGTACAACACCTCTTCGCTGATAATCTCGCACGACATGAACTGCGTGCGCCTCACCGCCGACCGGGTGGCCCTGCTGGTAGACGGCCGCTGCTACGCCGAGGGCACCTACGCCGAGCTGGAGCAGCGCGACGACCCCAAAATCCACGAGTTTTTTGCCTGA
- a CDS encoding 2-hydroxyacid dehydrogenase yields the protein MHLTVFSAYAYEQPYLTRAAQGQHELRFVPAPLGPDTVAQAQGSQAVAIFANDDASAPVLERLAALGVRGVAVRAAGHDQVDLAAAQRLGLRVANAPDYSPYAVAEHAVTLMLALNRRLRLADQQLRAYDFRLGNLVGFDMHGKTVGIIGCGRIGGVVARILHGFGCRLLGYDIKTNDELRQRYELTYVPLEQVCAEADIISIHAPLNEHTRHLIDADLLAKMKPGAMLINTGRGAVIDTEAALAALQSGRLGYLGIDVYEHEKGLYFNDHTLSPRPDQLFAALLAHPNALVTGHQAFLTREALSNIADATMASVTKWEHNEPSTCELV from the coding sequence ATGCACCTGACTGTATTCAGCGCCTACGCTTACGAGCAACCCTACCTGACCCGGGCCGCGCAGGGCCAGCACGAGCTGCGCTTCGTGCCCGCGCCGCTGGGCCCCGACACGGTGGCCCAGGCCCAAGGCAGCCAGGCCGTGGCCATCTTCGCCAACGACGACGCCTCGGCGCCGGTGCTCGAGCGCCTCGCGGCCCTGGGGGTGCGCGGGGTGGCCGTGCGCGCCGCCGGCCACGACCAGGTCGACCTGGCCGCGGCCCAGCGGCTGGGCCTGCGCGTGGCCAATGCCCCTGACTACTCGCCCTACGCCGTGGCCGAACACGCCGTTACGCTGATGCTGGCCCTCAACCGCCGGCTGCGGCTGGCCGACCAGCAGCTGCGGGCCTACGACTTCCGGCTGGGCAACCTCGTGGGGTTCGACATGCACGGCAAAACGGTGGGCATCATCGGGTGCGGGCGCATTGGGGGCGTGGTGGCCCGCATTCTGCACGGCTTCGGCTGCCGCCTGCTGGGCTACGACATCAAGACCAACGACGAACTGCGCCAGCGCTATGAGCTGACGTATGTGCCGCTGGAACAGGTCTGCGCTGAAGCCGATATTATCAGCATTCACGCGCCACTCAACGAGCACACCCGCCACCTCATTGATGCTGACTTGCTGGCGAAGATGAAGCCCGGGGCCATGCTCATCAACACCGGGCGGGGCGCCGTTATCGACACCGAGGCTGCCCTGGCCGCGCTCCAATCGGGCCGCCTGGGCTACCTGGGCATTGATGTGTATGAGCACGAAAAAGGGCTGTACTTCAACGACCACACGCTCTCGCCCAGGCCCGACCAGCTGTTTGCCGCGCTACTTGCCCACCCCAATGCCCTCGTTACCGGCCACCAAGCCTTCCTGACCCGGGAAGCGCTGAGCAACATTGCCGACGCCACCATGGCCTCCGTCACGAAGTGGGAGCACAACGAACCTTCCACCTGCGAGCTGGTGTAG
- a CDS encoding DUF1003 domain-containing protein — MSERLLSPTFISSCSGQEFPVSERVSARTLRPALLQLIQQDNPKFTADGSLAMSELNQYRRKYIQSYLLREVGELNELEQTVLDHLQNDHTLTDKLEEEQESLTLGQRLADQIADFGGSWTFISLFFGVLMLWIVSNTLVLAHRAFDPYPFILLNLVLSCIAALQAPVIMMSQNRQEDKDRQRAKKDYMINLKSELEIRMLHEKLDHLIMHQQQDLLEIQRIQVEMMNDIMARIEKNRVRA; from the coding sequence ATGTCTGAACGCCTGCTGTCCCCCACCTTCATCAGCAGCTGCTCCGGGCAGGAGTTTCCGGTGAGCGAGCGGGTGAGCGCCCGCACGCTGCGGCCGGCGTTGCTCCAGCTCATTCAGCAGGACAATCCCAAGTTCACGGCGGACGGCTCGCTGGCGATGTCGGAGCTCAACCAGTACCGCCGCAAGTACATTCAGAGCTACCTGCTGCGCGAAGTGGGCGAGCTCAACGAGCTCGAGCAGACCGTGCTCGACCACCTGCAGAACGACCACACCCTCACCGATAAGCTCGAGGAGGAGCAGGAGTCCCTCACGCTGGGGCAGCGCCTGGCCGACCAGATAGCGGACTTTGGCGGCAGCTGGACGTTCATCAGCCTGTTTTTTGGCGTGCTCATGCTCTGGATTGTGTCCAACACGCTCGTGCTGGCCCACCGGGCGTTCGACCCGTACCCGTTCATTTTGCTCAACCTGGTGCTTTCGTGCATTGCGGCCCTGCAGGCCCCGGTAATCATGATGAGCCAGAACCGGCAGGAAGACAAAGACCGCCAGCGGGCCAAAAAAGACTACATGATAAACCTGAAGTCGGAGCTGGAAATCCGCATGCTGCACGAGAAGCTGGACCACCTGATTATGCACCAGCAGCAGGATTTGTTGGAAATCCAGCGCATTCAGGTTGAAATGATGAACGACATCATGGCCCGGATTGAAAAAAACCGCGTTCGAGCCTAA
- a CDS encoding MlaE family ABC transporter permease, with product MSNSALLDETGAMTRFAGRFFSEGFRPRYEIHELLRQCYIIGYQSLPLVGITGFIMGMVLTLQSRPTMAQFGAESWIPTMVGLTIIREMGPIITALIFAGKIGSSIGAELGSMRVTEQIDAMEVSGTNPFKYLVATRVIATTLMLPVLTVMADAIALFASYLGINLKGVTTMALFTNNILTGLAFGDVVPAVIKTFFFGFAIGVIGCYKGYNSEKGTEGVGQAANSAVVVSSLVIFILDLLAVQITGLLGLN from the coding sequence ATGAGTAACTCTGCTCTGCTTGACGAAACCGGCGCGATGACGCGCTTTGCGGGCCGCTTTTTCAGCGAGGGATTCCGGCCGCGCTACGAAATCCACGAACTGCTGCGGCAGTGCTACATCATTGGCTACCAGTCGCTGCCGCTGGTGGGCATCACGGGCTTCATCATGGGCATGGTGCTCACGCTGCAAAGCCGGCCCACCATGGCTCAGTTCGGGGCCGAATCCTGGATTCCCACCATGGTGGGGCTCACCATCATCCGGGAGATGGGGCCCATCATCACGGCCCTGATTTTTGCCGGCAAAATCGGCTCCAGCATCGGGGCCGAGCTGGGCTCCATGCGCGTCACCGAGCAGATTGACGCCATGGAGGTTTCGGGCACCAACCCCTTCAAGTACCTGGTGGCCACGCGCGTCATCGCCACCACGCTCATGCTGCCGGTGCTCACCGTGATGGCCGATGCCATTGCCCTCTTCGCCTCCTACCTCGGCATCAACCTCAAAGGCGTGACCACCATGGCTTTGTTCACCAACAACATCCTCACGGGCTTGGCCTTTGGCGACGTGGTGCCGGCCGTCATCAAAACCTTCTTCTTTGGCTTCGCCATCGGCGTAATTGGCTGCTACAAAGGCTATAATTCTGAAAAAGGCACCGAAGGCGTGGGGCAGGCGGCCAACTCTGCGGTGGTGGTCTCGTCCTTGGTTATCTTCATACTCGACTTGCTGGCCGTGCAAATCACCGGCCTGCTCGGCCTGAACTAA
- a CDS encoding universal stress protein has product MTPSLLVLTDFFQAANRALDYATNLAEPLGARLVLLHVRRDSILDPELFTGRLSNLSKEAIGLALNSVTRGLAVPVVAEVGHGRVAVAASDAAARHHPTLIVLGRPDYSDEPDELVHTTCLDILRIAPYPMLVVPHGVVSTAPPRRVLLAEDGEPFALGKFSGPIHAMFKTLRAEITVLHVQSEANSEDFAPLALEAVRRAGLAEGLPPMQSLTVVNSNPAEGILAAVQPGDYDLVVLIARPRSFLSQLFHQSTTAKVLIHSALPVLIMPAQ; this is encoded by the coding sequence ATGACTCCCTCGCTGCTGGTCCTGACGGACTTTTTCCAGGCCGCCAACCGCGCCCTGGACTACGCCACCAACTTAGCCGAGCCGCTGGGCGCGCGCCTGGTGCTGCTGCACGTGCGGCGCGACTCCATCCTCGACCCGGAACTGTTCACCGGCCGGCTCTCGAACCTGAGCAAGGAAGCCATTGGCCTGGCCCTCAACAGTGTCACTCGCGGGCTGGCCGTGCCCGTGGTGGCCGAAGTGGGCCACGGCCGTGTGGCCGTGGCCGCCTCCGACGCCGCCGCGCGCCACCACCCCACCCTAATCGTGCTTGGGCGGCCCGACTACTCCGACGAGCCCGACGAGCTGGTGCACACCACCTGCCTCGACATCCTGCGGATAGCCCCCTACCCCATGCTGGTGGTGCCCCACGGCGTGGTGAGCACCGCGCCGCCCCGCCGGGTGCTGCTGGCGGAAGACGGGGAGCCGTTTGCCCTGGGCAAATTCAGCGGCCCCATCCATGCCATGTTCAAAACCCTGAGGGCCGAAATCACGGTGCTGCATGTGCAGTCCGAAGCCAACAGCGAGGACTTTGCCCCGCTGGCGCTGGAGGCGGTGCGGCGCGCGGGCCTGGCCGAAGGCCTGCCGCCCATGCAAAGCCTCACGGTGGTGAATTCCAACCCCGCCGAGGGTATTCTAGCCGCCGTTCAGCCCGGCGACTACGACCTAGTGGTGCTCATTGCCCGGCCCCGAAGCTTCCTGAGCCAGCTTTTCCACCAAAGCACCACGGCCAAAGTGCTAATACACAGCGCCCTGCCCGTACTCATCATGCCGGCGCAATGA
- a CDS encoding universal stress protein: MKPTFIVLTDLSPAAHRAAHLAALLAAPVGGQLHLLYLEQEPVFTPEMGMVVIPEDFYTQEKLEADAALAELARTLPVPATASACRGSLHDVLGELISERQPQLLVMALYEEHDLLDALLLDQALPVLRDSGLPVLLVPECAAQNPGLPALVAVAADGEGFRLNAASQALGPLLRSWPATYCVVHVAPPDGPDGPDGNGLARAQAAVCHTELLPALNYTTYEVKREPPSLGLVQAALDLQADLVILFARPRTFVCSVFNCGVIAHVAHACPVPMLLLPTQELTASEAEATTQYVGQVAS; the protein is encoded by the coding sequence ATGAAACCGACTTTTATCGTGCTCACGGATTTGTCGCCGGCGGCCCACCGGGCCGCGCACCTGGCCGCGCTGTTGGCCGCTCCGGTGGGCGGCCAGCTCCATTTGCTGTACCTGGAGCAGGAGCCCGTGTTCACGCCGGAGATGGGCATGGTGGTGATTCCGGAAGACTTTTACACCCAGGAAAAGCTGGAAGCCGACGCGGCCCTCGCCGAGCTGGCGCGCACGCTCCCGGTCCCGGCCACCGCGTCGGCCTGCCGCGGCAGTCTGCACGACGTGCTGGGGGAGCTAATCAGCGAGCGGCAGCCGCAGCTCCTGGTGATGGCCCTGTACGAGGAGCACGACCTGCTCGACGCCCTGCTGCTCGACCAGGCCCTGCCGGTGCTGCGTGACTCCGGCCTGCCCGTGCTGCTTGTGCCCGAGTGCGCCGCGCAGAACCCCGGCCTGCCCGCCCTGGTAGCCGTGGCGGCCGACGGCGAAGGCTTCCGGCTCAATGCGGCGTCCCAGGCGCTGGGGCCGCTGCTGCGCAGCTGGCCCGCCACCTACTGCGTGGTGCACGTGGCCCCGCCCGATGGCCCTGACGGCCCCGACGGCAACGGCCTGGCGCGGGCCCAAGCGGCGGTGTGCCACACCGAACTACTGCCGGCTCTGAACTACACCACCTACGAGGTGAAGCGCGAGCCGCCCAGCTTGGGCCTCGTGCAGGCCGCCCTGGATTTGCAGGCCGACCTCGTCATTCTCTTTGCCCGGCCCCGCACGTTTGTGTGCAGCGTGTTCAACTGCGGCGTGATTGCGCACGTGGCCCACGCGTGCCCGGTGCCGATGCTGCTATTGCCCACCCAGGAATTAACGGCTTCAGAAGCGGAAGCCACCACCCAATATGTGGGCCAGGTGGCGTCCTAG
- a CDS encoding BON domain-containing protein, producing the protein MRTQPAPLAVEERLADHDIKQAVERLFKLKKGVQANLLEVACREGIVELTGLTDSLLSRQRAEDLAKAVRGVRGVINEISVHTADLPNAELLCRVEIALMQDPATRGYKVCCHTHDGQVTVEGTLQSWAEEQLVLQVLKGVPGVRQLNNRLTVRGASLPKSDQDITALIQELLEWDIRVKSDLVHVRTTKGEVHLSGTVGTAAEHDQAVATAYVAGATRVDATELQVASWALDKELRSEKNQPKADADVAQAILDALRFDPRVDEQPLEVHVHNGVATLLGTIGNLRARDAAGQDAANVVGVGTVHNLLQVQHLHPSPDSIIQEHAQAALAHDAYLGRYAFTLAVKEGKVELYGTVGSHYEQERAAEVVAGVNHVAEVVNHVVLYDAENEVPESPLPSDTVVTAPESLGHLEPDDVLKDRIRTHFYWSAQLHDQDISVSVHDGRVTLTGTVDSALERRQAAAEAHACGAVEVNNHLNVRPAA; encoded by the coding sequence ATGCGTACGCAACCTGCTCCCCTGGCTGTGGAAGAACGGCTGGCCGACCACGACATCAAGCAGGCCGTTGAGCGGCTGTTCAAGCTGAAGAAAGGCGTGCAGGCCAACCTGCTGGAAGTCGCCTGCAGGGAAGGCATTGTGGAACTGACCGGGCTAACCGACAGCCTGCTCTCGCGCCAGCGGGCCGAAGATTTGGCCAAAGCCGTGCGCGGGGTGCGGGGCGTAATCAATGAAATCAGCGTGCACACCGCCGACTTACCCAACGCCGAGCTACTGTGCCGGGTCGAAATTGCCCTGATGCAGGACCCGGCCACGCGCGGCTACAAAGTGTGCTGCCACACCCACGACGGCCAGGTGACGGTGGAAGGCACGCTGCAATCCTGGGCCGAAGAGCAGCTGGTGCTGCAAGTGCTCAAGGGCGTGCCGGGCGTGCGCCAGCTCAACAACCGCCTCACTGTGCGCGGGGCCAGCCTGCCGAAATCGGACCAGGACATCACCGCCCTCATTCAGGAGCTGCTGGAATGGGACATCCGGGTGAAGAGCGACCTGGTGCACGTGCGCACCACCAAAGGCGAGGTGCACCTCTCCGGCACGGTGGGCACCGCCGCCGAGCACGACCAGGCCGTGGCCACCGCCTACGTGGCCGGCGCCACCCGCGTAGACGCCACCGAGCTGCAAGTGGCCAGCTGGGCCCTGGACAAAGAGCTGCGCAGCGAGAAAAACCAGCCCAAGGCCGACGCGGATGTTGCCCAGGCCATCCTGGACGCGCTGCGCTTTGACCCGCGCGTGGACGAGCAGCCGCTGGAAGTGCACGTGCACAACGGCGTGGCCACGCTGCTGGGCACCATCGGCAACCTGCGTGCCCGCGACGCCGCCGGGCAGGACGCCGCCAACGTGGTGGGCGTGGGCACCGTGCACAACCTGCTGCAGGTGCAGCACCTGCACCCTTCCCCCGATTCCATCATCCAGGAGCACGCCCAGGCGGCCCTGGCCCACGATGCCTACCTCGGCCGCTACGCCTTCACCCTGGCCGTGAAGGAGGGCAAAGTGGAGCTCTACGGCACCGTGGGCTCGCACTATGAGCAGGAGCGGGCGGCAGAAGTAGTGGCCGGCGTAAACCACGTAGCCGAAGTAGTGAACCACGTGGTGCTCTACGACGCCGAGAACGAGGTGCCGGAGTCCCCGCTCCCATCCGACACCGTGGTGACGGCGCCCGAGTCGCTGGGCCACCTGGAGCCCGACGACGTGCTGAAGGACCGCATTCGCACCCACTTTTATTGGTCGGCGCAGCTGCACGACCAAGACATCAGCGTGAGCGTGCACGATGGCCGCGTCACGCTCACCGGCACCGTAGATTCGGCCCTGGAGCGCCGCCAGGCCGCCGCCGAAGCCCACGCCTGCGGGGCCGTGGAAGTGAACAACCACCTGAACGTGCGGCCGGCCGCGTAG
- a CDS encoding BON domain-containing protein codes for MNSQETHLETERALSDSDISAAVEFLLARKQGVAPHLIDVATHEGTVMLTGHVDCLHMRERAEEIASTVRGVCDVVNSLSVCGSEVPDAALRRDVEEALLRNAVAHPSEISCTARDGKVMLLGQVRSWAEKQQVLRVAKGVRGVCDVEDRLSYPAGERHPAKSAAELTAAVEHLLAWDHRIRHALIQVTAQETGVVELRGKVGSAAERRRAIATAWLAGAARVEAKDLAVAHDASCHDLHQDKYTAKTDAAIQQAIETRLGYNPRLHADKVDVQVSGGRVTLQGLVSSLAGRRAAEHDARGVVGVRHVHNALRVRPNIHVEDPKLQQSIEEALLRDPYLKQAPVAVAVTNRRVILRGKLDSHFEKTHAEEVASNIEGIVAIENRLGILATATTDRDHYGSLIASGEAATFGSPSDADIEHRIQQQLNWSAHLHSQDVEVRVDKGVATLTGTVATELDRENAALSAYEGGATAIDNQLLTQFGPPH; via the coding sequence ATGAACTCGCAAGAAACCCACTTGGAAACAGAAAGGGCCCTGTCTGACAGCGACATTTCGGCCGCTGTGGAATTTTTGCTGGCCCGCAAGCAGGGCGTCGCCCCCCACCTCATCGATGTGGCCACGCACGAGGGCACGGTCATGCTCACGGGCCACGTCGACTGCCTGCACATGCGCGAGCGCGCCGAGGAAATTGCAAGCACCGTGCGCGGCGTGTGCGACGTGGTGAACTCCCTCTCAGTGTGCGGCAGCGAGGTGCCCGATGCCGCCCTGCGCCGCGACGTGGAAGAAGCCCTGCTGCGCAATGCCGTGGCCCACCCGTCCGAAATCAGCTGCACGGCGCGCGATGGCAAGGTCATGCTGCTGGGCCAGGTGCGCTCCTGGGCCGAAAAACAGCAGGTGCTCCGCGTGGCCAAGGGCGTGCGCGGCGTGTGCGACGTGGAAGACCGCCTGAGCTACCCGGCTGGCGAGCGGCACCCGGCCAAGTCCGCGGCCGAGCTCACGGCCGCCGTTGAGCACCTGCTGGCCTGGGACCACCGCATCCGGCACGCCCTGATTCAGGTGACCGCCCAGGAAACTGGCGTGGTGGAGCTGCGCGGCAAGGTGGGCAGCGCGGCCGAGCGCCGGCGGGCCATTGCCACGGCCTGGCTGGCGGGCGCCGCGCGGGTCGAGGCCAAGGACCTGGCGGTAGCGCACGACGCCAGCTGCCACGACCTGCATCAGGACAAGTACACCGCCAAGACCGACGCAGCCATTCAGCAGGCCATCGAGACCCGCCTGGGCTACAACCCGCGCCTGCACGCCGACAAGGTGGACGTGCAGGTGAGCGGCGGCCGGGTCACGCTCCAGGGCCTGGTGAGCAGCCTGGCCGGCCGGCGGGCCGCCGAGCACGACGCCCGCGGCGTGGTGGGCGTTCGGCACGTTCACAACGCCCTGCGCGTGCGGCCCAACATCCACGTGGAAGACCCCAAGCTGCAGCAAAGCATCGAGGAGGCGCTGCTGCGCGACCCGTATCTGAAGCAGGCGCCGGTGGCAGTTGCGGTTACCAATCGCCGGGTTATCCTGCGCGGCAAGCTGGATTCGCATTTCGAGAAAACGCACGCCGAGGAAGTGGCGTCCAACATCGAAGGCATTGTGGCGATTGAAAACCGCCTGGGCATCCTCGCCACCGCCACCACCGACCGCGACCACTACGGCAGCCTGATTGCCAGCGGCGAGGCCGCCACGTTCGGCTCGCCTTCCGATGCCGACATCGAGCACCGCATTCAGCAGCAGCTCAACTGGTCGGCCCACCTGCACAGCCAGGACGTGGAGGTGCGCGTGGACAAAGGCGTGGCCACCCTCACCGGCACCGTGGCCACCGAGCTGGACCGCGAAAACGCCGCCCTGAGCGCCTACGAAGGAGGCGCCACCGCCATCGACAATCAACTTTTAACTCAGTTCGGGCCGCCGCATTAA